From a region of the Synechococcus sp. RS9916 genome:
- a CDS encoding SprT family zinc-dependent metalloprotease, translating to MPLEPLLPLFHRLNREHFDGALVKGTQPLVAVRWSDGRMRRTAGMYRRGPGVAPPLGREIVLSRPLLDPLPRSAMESTLCHEMIHAWVDLVLRVQESHGPQFRARMALINRSQSGFEVSIRHRFPVPATPARWMAVCPLCGRQAPYRRRVRHAACRPCCDRHHGGQWHASCLLRFEPIALAVPAASSGRSRDSDA from the coding sequence ATGCCCCTGGAGCCGTTGCTGCCCCTGTTTCATCGGCTCAATCGGGAGCACTTTGATGGTGCTTTGGTGAAGGGAACGCAGCCGCTGGTGGCTGTGCGTTGGAGTGATGGCCGCATGCGTCGCACAGCGGGGATGTACCGGCGGGGGCCAGGGGTGGCACCGCCTCTGGGTCGGGAGATCGTGCTGTCGCGTCCGCTGCTGGATCCCTTGCCTCGCTCGGCGATGGAGAGCACCCTCTGCCACGAGATGATTCATGCCTGGGTGGATCTGGTGCTGAGGGTGCAGGAAAGCCATGGACCTCAGTTCCGGGCTCGCATGGCCTTGATCAACCGCTCCCAGAGTGGGTTTGAAGTGAGCATTCGCCACCGTTTTCCAGTGCCGGCAACACCGGCGCGCTGGATGGCGGTGTGTCCGCTTTGCGGCCGTCAGGCGCCTTATCGCCGCAGAGTGCGTCATGCCGCTTGCCGGCCCTGCTGTGACCGGCACCATGGCGGGCAGTGGCATGCCAGCTGTTTGCTGCGCTTTGAGCCCATTGCCCTTGCCGTTCCAGCGGCGTCTTCCGGGCGCTCCCGCGACAGTGATGCTTGA